A stretch of Natronococcus sp. CG52 DNA encodes these proteins:
- a CDS encoding NADH-quinone oxidoreductase subunit B family protein: MDSTPDEPTRPTEHDAGLESDTDEGALWPEEPEGTAEGLEAGEGEVVEEEDVLHAYWLAGESCDGCSVSVLSATEPGLEHLLRGDIPNLPRIELHHPVLSVEWGDEYVAEFQAAANGERDPYVVIVEGSVPNERLIDGDGYWISLGEEDGEPIKMVDWLDRLAPGAAAVLAIGTCATWGGIPAAKGNATDAMGTMDYLGRDYRSVLGLPVVNVPGCAPIGDNFIETVAHLLFYVEDVGPLPELDELGRPKWLFGETVHRRCERGSYYEEGDFAEEYGSEKCLVKVPGCWGPVVKCNMPSRRNSDGIGGCMNMGGKCIGCTMPGFPDKFTPYFTQPPGAGISSTASKFLGGVMQRLRHRSIEKLDREVRWDEAPGIEERMYRWMQRRDAHYAEEEKPEPEWGG, encoded by the coding sequence ATGGATAGCACACCCGACGAACCGACCCGGCCGACCGAGCACGACGCCGGCCTCGAGTCGGACACCGACGAGGGTGCGCTGTGGCCCGAGGAACCGGAGGGGACGGCCGAAGGGCTAGAGGCCGGCGAAGGCGAGGTCGTCGAGGAGGAGGACGTCCTCCACGCCTACTGGCTCGCCGGCGAGAGTTGCGACGGCTGTTCGGTGTCGGTGCTCTCGGCGACCGAGCCGGGGCTCGAGCACCTGTTGCGGGGGGATATCCCGAACCTGCCCAGGATCGAACTCCACCACCCCGTGCTGTCCGTCGAGTGGGGCGACGAGTACGTCGCCGAATTCCAGGCCGCCGCGAACGGCGAGCGAGACCCGTACGTCGTGATCGTGGAGGGGAGCGTCCCGAACGAGCGACTCATCGACGGCGACGGCTACTGGATCTCGCTCGGCGAGGAGGACGGCGAACCGATCAAGATGGTCGACTGGCTCGACCGCCTCGCACCGGGTGCGGCCGCGGTGCTGGCCATCGGTACCTGCGCCACCTGGGGCGGCATCCCGGCGGCGAAGGGGAACGCCACTGACGCGATGGGGACGATGGACTACCTCGGCCGGGACTACCGGAGCGTCCTCGGTCTCCCCGTCGTCAACGTCCCCGGCTGTGCGCCGATCGGCGACAACTTCATCGAGACCGTCGCCCACCTCCTGTTCTACGTCGAGGACGTCGGCCCGCTGCCCGAACTCGACGAACTCGGCCGACCGAAGTGGCTGTTCGGCGAGACCGTCCACAGACGCTGCGAGCGCGGCTCGTACTACGAGGAAGGCGATTTCGCCGAGGAGTACGGGAGCGAGAAGTGTCTCGTCAAGGTGCCCGGCTGCTGGGGCCCCGTCGTGAAGTGTAACATGCCTTCGCGGCGCAACAGCGACGGGATCGGCGGCTGTATGAACATGGGCGGCAAGTGCATCGGCTGTACGATGCCGGGCTTCCCGGACAAGTTCACCCCGTACTTCACGCAGCCGCCCGGCGCGGGCATCTCCTCGACGGCCTCGAAGTTCCTCGGCGGCGTCATGCAGCGGCTCCGCCACCGCTCGATCGAGAAGCTCGACCGTGAGGTCCGCTGGGACGAGGCTCCCGGCATCGAAGAGCGCATGTACCGGTGGATGCAGCGCCGCGACGCCCACTACGCCGAGGAAGAAAAGCCCGAACCGGAGTGGGGTGGCTGA
- a CDS encoding ATP-binding protein codes for MKIAVSGKGGSGKTTVSGTLARSFAADGRDVLAIDDDENPNLALTLGIPREREVPPIPGDLLKRIETPDGETELELAKTPDEIVDDYGVEAPDGIRLLKMGEVEHAGSGCMCRAHSTAREVLSEVVEDREEVTVMDMVAGVEHLGRGTAKDVDTLLVVVEPYYKSLETGRRTRDLADDLEIPDVRVVANKVRDDHDREAIEEFCEDNDLEIAATVPFDDAIRRADQEGTAPIDHDPDAPGVGAVRELADEVLATHS; via the coding sequence ATGAAGATCGCAGTATCAGGCAAGGGCGGTTCGGGAAAGACGACCGTCTCCGGGACGCTCGCCCGGTCGTTCGCCGCGGACGGCCGCGACGTGCTGGCGATCGACGACGACGAGAACCCGAACCTCGCGCTCACCCTCGGCATTCCGCGCGAGCGGGAGGTACCGCCGATCCCGGGCGACCTGCTCAAGCGGATCGAGACGCCCGACGGAGAGACGGAACTCGAGCTCGCGAAGACGCCGGACGAGATCGTCGACGACTACGGCGTCGAAGCTCCCGACGGGATCCGGCTGCTCAAGATGGGCGAGGTCGAGCACGCCGGCAGCGGCTGCATGTGTCGCGCTCACTCGACCGCCCGCGAGGTGCTCTCGGAGGTCGTCGAGGACCGCGAGGAGGTGACCGTGATGGACATGGTCGCCGGCGTCGAGCACCTCGGTCGCGGGACGGCGAAGGACGTAGACACGCTGCTGGTCGTCGTCGAACCGTACTACAAGTCCCTCGAGACGGGCCGGCGGACCCGCGACCTCGCCGACGATCTCGAGATTCCCGACGTCCGCGTCGTCGCGAACAAGGTCCGCGACGACCACGACCGCGAGGCCATCGAGGAGTTCTGCGAGGACAACGACCTCGAGATCGCCGCAACCGTGCCGTTCGACGACGCCATCCGCCGCGCCGACCAGGAGGGGACCGCGCCGATAGATCACGATCCCGACGCACCGGGTGTCGGCGCCGTCCGGGAGT
- a CDS encoding hydrogenase maturation protease, which produces MSERILVACMGNLLRGDDGFGVAVAEALEDRDLPPSVTVVEVGISGVSMAQELLDEYDALVLVDAMERGDEPGTLYVERAEVPDLDEYSNREIGGFAADMHQTDPSKVLVLGEALGVLPEPTILVGCEPYETDDLEDRLSDPVREAVPRAVEHVELVVEELRSSGRLED; this is translated from the coding sequence GTGAGCGAACGGATCCTCGTCGCGTGCATGGGGAACCTGCTTCGCGGCGACGACGGCTTCGGCGTCGCAGTCGCGGAGGCGCTCGAGGACCGCGACCTCCCCCCGTCGGTGACGGTCGTCGAGGTCGGCATCTCCGGCGTGAGCATGGCCCAGGAGCTGCTCGACGAGTACGACGCGCTCGTCCTGGTCGACGCGATGGAACGGGGCGACGAGCCGGGGACGCTCTACGTCGAACGCGCGGAGGTGCCGGATCTGGATGAGTACTCGAATCGCGAGATCGGCGGCTTCGCGGCCGACATGCACCAGACCGATCCCTCGAAGGTACTGGTGCTCGGGGAAGCTCTGGGCGTCTTGCCGGAGCCGACGATACTGGTCGGCTGCGAACCGTACGAGACGGACGATCTCGAGGACCGACTGAGCGATCCAGTTCGGGAGGCGGTGCCGCGGGCCGTCGAGCACGTCGAGCTCGTCGTCGAGGAACTCCGCTCGAGCGGACGGCTCGAGGACTGA
- a CDS encoding Lrp/AsnC ligand binding domain-containing protein encodes MTDAYVNILVDAGAVTAAADEITDLDAVSTVHVVTGEYDIIAQLELDDPDDLPGIVADEIHSVSGVVDTITNVAFEP; translated from the coding sequence ATGACCGACGCATACGTCAATATCCTGGTCGACGCCGGTGCGGTCACCGCTGCCGCGGACGAAATCACCGATCTCGACGCGGTCAGTACAGTCCACGTCGTTACTGGCGAATACGACATCATCGCGCAGCTCGAACTCGACGATCCCGACGATCTCCCGGGGATCGTTGCTGACGAAATTCATTCCGTCTCGGGCGTCGTAGACACGATAACGAACGTGGCCTTCGAACCGTAA